The nucleotide sequence CTTCATTTCCACCATCATTTTTtctggtggataaattgtttgacaCATCATGAAAAAAAATGTGTAGTTTGAGCTTTTTCATTCTAAGGTTGTTGGTATACCTAAGCATTTGCCTCAATATTAACTTAAACTTCAAATTCCAGTTGCATCTAAGCTTCCACAACCGTTTCTTTAAATGTTTACATTTGCTAGTTGTTTAACATTTGAAGCAGGTTGTTCTTCTTTATTATTACCACCAATTCCTGCAATTATTTGCAACCAAGCTAGATCATTTTCTGCAACATAATCTTCAGCAATGATGTGACTGACCAAATCGGTATATCTTGGTATCTGTGTTGTTGGGGTTGTCTTTAGATAACCTTTGTATTGTGCAAAGATACATTTATGCATTATCTCTAAAATCACCACTACAATCAATTCAATCCTCAAATCCTGTATCAAATAATGTAAACACATCATAATAAAACCTTGGATACAATgctaatttgttttgttttgcagaAACTCTCAACTGTGTCACAATCTCGTCAAAGATATACTTGGAAAACTTACATTGCACATTCTAAGTCAAAGCTATCATTCCCTACTGCAATGTTGTTGCTAAACCATTTTTGCCTCATTTTCTTAGTGACATACACACGATAAAAACATGCATAAAGTACCTCTACTCGTCTATCAACCTCCCTTTTTCTCATTTGATTATCATTTAACCACCCATTGTATCCCATACGTTGAAAAGCACGTATTATGAGTATGGAATTGAACTTTGTCTCACCACTATCTTTTTCTCCAAACTATATAGCACCCCTGATAGTCTGATCCTCTGGCTTTAGGCAAGGTAGTATCAAGAATTGATATCAAGTTATATCTCGGGAAAAGTGGTATCGCCGCTATACTTGTAAACAAACACAACAAACATCAAAtgtcaaaattttcaaaatttgtcCAAGTGCCTAATTGTGCCAATCAAAGAGCTGGCGTAGTTAGCACCTAACCGCAGTTGCATGACCTGGTGTAGTTGAAACAACTGCACAGTCATATCAATAGCGCCTTGTTCATAATCCAAAACGTTAATTTTTGAATTTAAGTCCAAAATACGGAATTGATGAAAACCCAACGTTCAGATAACACCGATATTATCAAATGCCCTAAGTATTATCAATTTCATCCATGAATTCATCCTAGAGTTTCAAACTTTTTAATGTTAAGGTTCAGTTTCAAGATCCCAGTGAATCAGACCATAACAATCAAAATGATGGTGACAATGACTCACCGATGCTAATACAATCAACAAGAACTAAATATTTCAACAAACAAGAATTATCAAACTCAAATTATGAAAAACTCGAACAACTTCACCAAAGGTTCTTAACTACACTTTGAGGATAAATTCGCTTGGTTATGGTTAAAAGTCAAAGACCCTGCCTTTTATAACCAATAATTGTGCCACCCCTTAACTACACTTAAACCTATAATTGCGCCAATTTGACAAGTTCGCTtacacttgtgcaattttcaagAATTTTCTGTTTTCAATTTCGGAATATTGTCGATTTTCAAAGTTTTAACCCGAGTATCTTTAAAAATTTTAGTCTACACATGGAAGTGGAAAAATAAAatccttttgatttttcaaattttatattaaaatgcgcaaaaatctttttgtaatttttagttttttcGAACttaaagaaaatgtagaaaaaataAAATTTGTAAAAATCACTTAATTATTTGGTAAAATCATCCATAAGAAGatcattattatatatatcaattatCATCGTAGGTTTGTGCCAGGGAAGTATTTTGGTTTTCAAATGTGGCCACATAAGTTCCTAGCTTTCTTTCACCTCCAACAATTTCTCTGCAACTCTCTCCCTCTACTTTCCGCTCTCCCTCTCTACAACCAAGGTAAAAAAATCCTGTAAAATCACCCAAATAGTTACACCGTGTAACTCGAAGAATGCGTTTAAGGAGAGAGAGAAAGTCGATGGTTTCATCAAGCTTTAGGAAGGTAGGGTTCCATAATAGTGGTCACAAAACACCAGGCGACGACGAGTTACAAAGAAGCGGCGATGGTGACAGTGTTGCTTCGAGTATGCTGAATGGTGGTTATGGTTAAAGAGGTGGTGGACGGAAACAAATTCCGGCGAAGGCCTGGTAAGTTTCTTTTTGGTTAGATCGGCAGTTATGAACTCGGATTGGGtcgtttttgttgatttttcattAAATCGAAACCATTACTCTGTTCCGGCTTGCTTGAAGTTCTTCTCCAATCTGTAGGCTACTCAGCATTAAGGTATCAATTTCGACCGTCACATATTTTATCTATTTGTACAACTTTTCAGTCGAGATTGCCCTAATTTCTAATGTAGATTCTGACATTCTGTACATAAATGTAGACATTATAAAAGAATAAGCAACCTGCATTTTTAGGAACTAAATTTACAGAAGAATTGCAAGAGTGATTGAGTTTGAGTTTCAGTGTTCGACAATAAGCATTTTAACATAAGAAACTATAATTGAATAATGTCTTCTGAGATTGAAAGCTGAATGTACAAACAAGTATTTGAAGATGGAACATGTCTTCCTTTAGTACTTCTTTCTATCTAACAATTGCTTCAATgactttatttgattttttaattGATTAAACAGACTTTTATATACATCAAAACTCACCATAATAAAGACTTTGTTGCTTAAAAAGGAACGCGGCATATGCAATACCGTCAAACCTTGAAAAAGATGAAATATCCGTTGAAAAAGCGATATCAAGAACCAGGGATAAACATACTGGGTTACTTTTAGGATGTCTTATATGACGATTGTTGAAGACAAGACTTTGTTTGTAGTGAAGAAGTTGAAAGACTTGAGTGAAAGGGAACATTAATTCGAGCAGCAAACAAAGATTGTTGAGAGTATTAAACACGATAATTTGATTGAATTGGGAGCTCATTGCTACAAAAGTGAAATATGACTATTCCATTAAAAGGAATATTGCTGCTATGCTAGATGGTATGTCCTTGATCTTTGTAGATAAATATGCATAGCATATTGTTTTTTCTTGATAATCGATTGTATTGCAAGTTGTATTTGGTGATGGGTTACATTGCGCTCGCAGCTGCCATTTTTGTAcccatttatatattttttttgttaacggGTCAGATTTTAGTGAGATCGTAAGACAACAGTTGGCATTTTCTTTATGGCATTTTGCACCAACTCCACCAAATTAAACATGTAGCATAGGTCCGCAATGAAACCTCACATACAGGTAACAAACCGCCGCGAAGCGTGTCGTCATTTACTAGTTTTAATTATTCATCAAGTTAGACCACAAACGATACCTTTATCTTTTAAAAAGTGGTTTTCATAcctttatctttaaaaaaaatggttttgataGATTAAAACGATTATCTGTATTGTTTATCCACGTCATTTTCCAAACTGTGTTTCGTGATATAATTATGGTATATTACAAAAAACTGACTTACGCGTGTTCCCTATCGCATTGACACACTCCCGTATCGAGGTATGCACCAAAAGTAtatcttacaggtgaatatactacttatatatatatatatatatatatatatatatagaaaaagtatatcgtacattccCCAAGATGAGTGCTCTCCTATTCCAACTTCCCCAGAGCCTCCGGTAGCACAGCCGAGAcccggcttaacgtacttcacgtacaacaacgtgcgtgatttgttctataacatgcgtgattaatgttttcaatatgcgtgattattgtgtttcaacatgctagcttttggatttttgagttataacatgcgtgattttaaaatgaacgtgcgtaattacctgtcgtacgtaatgtacgttaagccgtaatgtacgttaaccttcctatatatatatatatatatatattagggatcggttcaaatgaaaaccacccccggTTGCGAGAAACGTAAGAACCAATATTAACCAATCAAAAGTGGAAACCTCATAAAACATGTGAGTGTATTGAGGGATATATTTGTAATTTAACCAAAACTGACATATATGCAATTTTGAGGGGTATATCagatctctttctctctctctcatatcACAAAAATCAGATCTCTTTCTCTCTTGCTCACTTTAACAGAACcctaggtggtggtggtgggtagaGGTGGGTGATGGTGTGGTGAAACTATGACGGGGTGGTGGTTTTGTGACTGGTAGTAGTGGTGTGGGGCAGAGGTGGGTCTTGGTGTTGGTGGTGTGGTGACGGCGGCGGCGGTGGGGGTTGGTGGTGACTTTCACCGATGGTGGTGTTGGGGTTGGTGACTCTCACCCTATCTTTCTCTGACCTTCTATAATGCAACTCACTTTATGAGTTCGGCGACCTGAGGTGACTTTCGCCGATGTCCAGTGACCTGAGGTGACTTTTTGTTTCATCACGGTGGTGCCGATGAATACAAATATGTCGTCGTTCCATCTTTGCATTCCAAACGGCAGCATCTTCGGGTTTAAActttgattgttgattgttttgcgACGATGACCGATTGCATGTGGTTAGTTCTAAATTTTTGTCATCGGTTTTTTTTCTTGGTAGTGACAGTTGAAAACATTTTTCCGACAATTGATGAGGATGGTGTGGCAAGGATGGTGAAGGGTAGGTTTTGACCTGCAACCCATTTGCAGCcatgatttttggaaactttTGAGCCAAACCTTGTTTTTTCAAGATCCACgatggttttgatttttgttCTTGGTTTTTATATTCGGTCAATGGTTATAAGTATTAACGTATCTGAGACATCTATGAGTCTTGATTTTGGTTGAGTTTGTTTGTTAAGATTCTGAAATTTCGTAAACCCgaaatcgggtcgggtcgggtcgggttggagTTGATTCTGATGTTTTGTTGATGATTCTGATGTTGTTTGGATCTTGGGTTAATTCACTACTAGATTTGATTTCAAACTTTTATAACCGGGGCGTAAATTTTTACAACTGGGGTGTAAAAATAGTTTATAACCAGTGTGTAAAAAGAGTTTATAACCGGAGCGTAataaaagtttaaatttttttttaacatgggcgtaacataattttttttacaactgGGGCGTAAAAAAATTTCAACCAGGGATGtggttaaaaaaaattacaaccgGGGGTGTAAAATTTATGTTTGGTGTAAATTTTACAATTGGGGTATAAAAATAGTTTATAACCGGGGCGCAAACTTTTACAATCGGGGTGTAAAAAACGTTTATAACCGGGGcgtaaaaaaattttaaaaccaGGGTGTAAAAAAGTTTAGAATTTTTTAACATGGTCGTaacgtaattttttttacaaCCGGAGCGTAAAAAGTTTTTCAACCGGAGGGTGGGGGTAATTTGTGGATATGTTGTTggatatttttaataaaaaaatatgttgttggatatttaataaaataaaaaaaaaatctatttttagaTAAGCAAATAAgacaaaaaagtaaaaaatgagagAGAATGTAAAATAATAAATGATCAAAGTACCCgacaataaaatattaataagGAAATAAGACAAAAAGAGTTTAACATGTGTTTTGTATCCCTTTAATCTCAATCATCAAACACAAAAGATTAATGGTGGAAAAGTGATTACTACGGTTCTCGCAACTgtgggtggttttcattttaacccatcctgacattttttttagaattttttaatgaacattttttcaaaaaaaaaaaaaaacttgtactgcacatgtgcattatatgcttaaaattagtttttgagtttaatttagcttttagggttatgTTTTTTGAAGGTTTAgcattaggattaggtttttgggtgtagagtgagggggtttaggtttttggggagtgcgggtgggggggggggatgtggtggggtggggggtgttaggttttttggaggtgggggttaggcttttggtggtaGGGtggatttaggttttttttttttttttttttttttgggggggggggggtggggatgggggtgtcggtggggggtgggttaagtgttTTAGTCTTTTTCGTAttattgcacatgtgcagtacaacttttttttttgaaatttttttatatattaaatatatcgaattttaataaaaaaaattaaaaaaagatttggtatgtttttaggcttttttagttcgttttttggttttctcatttaaacaaGTTTTTTCATGACTCAtccccttatatatatatatatggtgtggggttcaaatgagaagaatttttttgtaagaataaaaaagaacaaacttcaaccaataataatgcttcattttacttcatttaatttttgtatttaatatgggtgtaagggtatattggtaaaattagatagatcattaattcttagtcttcctttttaatagctcactaaattaaatttgtaacttatttaaaaaaatatatatattttcaaagaagaaaaaaattaatttaaagtgtaggataaattatgaggtgtgtaggatgaattacgagttgtgtaggataaatttcagtatgtgtaggataaatttcaaaaatgtgtatgataaattttgatgtgtctaggcaaaaattttagtgtgtAGGATGAtactctttatgactaattaattagtcaaaaataataataaatgagatgagagaaaaactatttaatgttttacaattgtaccctttattctttttcttctcaatttaattttcttctcaaatgaacctccctatatatatatatatatatcattggGCGAATGGGCGAAACTTAAAAAACTAAGATTTAGGGCCACCACACAGAAATGTACCATAAATGGTAGCTTTTATGTATAAatttcatatctttcgatatttgaTCCATCAAGATTGGAACATATATACCATTTGGTAATTGGTAATATAGTCCGACAGAAAAGTAATATGTTCAAGGTTACGCGACGATGCGTTTTTAGCAAGATAGTATAGAAGTTGTAGGTTAGTACCACCATATAGACAAAAGAACAATTATAATGCCCCATTTAACAAGTAGTTGAAAGACCTCTATCTCAAAAACTtagcaatctctcaaacgaaattacagtACTAAGACCATATTTGCGTGAGATGTTGATCCATGTTATACGTAGTTCTTTATCTTTATATCATTTAGCACTCTTTCATTTTACGTCAAGAGCATACCGATACATCATATGATGATGCTATCACCGTTTAATATTGCGATACACTGTGATAGCTTGACTACTGATGTGCTATCATTTCTTGTTTTGCTCAACTtgatttcatttattaaaatttttgaaagcagaatattttttgatatttttcaattttaaaagatcctacaactaagtaaaatctttttttctttttctcaattttacaaaattatcaaaaataaaatctttttgatattctggtttatcaaaaacattttacaaataGATGAAAATAAAACTTTCATGTAGACtttgtttaaaaaacattttacTCCGGGTTACGCATTCCGATCTGTTGCACTATGTTTTCAAATCTTGTGCAATTGAATGTTTTTGTGAAAATATCAGTCAGCTGTCAAGTTATCCAAGGATCGACTTTAACTAGTTCGCTCGCtcaagttttgtttttttttttttttggacaaGGTTACAAACCAACGCGAGTAAATAAGTCTTCCAGTGGTTCCATCAGGCCATGAAAGCATCAAGACGCGTGCAGTTGAGAGTGTTGGAGGTGCTCTTAATGTGATCCTACAACATGATAGAGGTCCTAGCGCATGGTATTCTATTGGAAATGGTGAGCTACATTTGGTCCCTTACGATTGGAACCAAAAGACAATACACATACCCCATAAAAACAACGAGCAAAGAGCATGTACTATTTGTACAAATGAGTAAGTTATCCCCTCGATGGTACATACACAAAACAGAACATGCTAAAATGCAGGGTTTAATTCTAGAAATAAATAAACCGTAAGGTCCTGTTGTGAAAATTAAAAAAACTTCAATTTGGGGACTGACAGAAACTAACAAAAAGACAAATTTACAGATCCCTTCTACATAATGGGCATGACCCATGTCTCACTAGCCATTTATCAATGCATGGTAGGTGGAACATGTGATGACATTGTGGCAAACTTCTCACAGTTtctccaacttgaaaatcctGAATCAATATCAAAATTAAATCAGTATTTTTATGCATCTTGTCACCAAAAGATGAATTTCAAAGCATTGATTGAGTATAAATTCAGTGCCGTCTtcgaaaatcacaaaaaaattAGCCCTGTGCGAGATAAAAATTTTGAGCcatattcattaatccattatgtttgttaatttatttatttatttatttgggcCAAGTCATTAATCAATTACACACTAAAACAGTTGGGCTTTTGAATTTGATTAGCAAAAAACAGTTGGGCTTCTAAACATTTTGGCTTCTAAATAGTTAGGCTAGTTAGGCTTTAACGTTTTTGGTTCATAAATccaaacatatttttttaaaaaaaaaaaaaaacatacaaattatTCTATCTCAAGTTtgaatattaaaataattatgtacgttttataattattattattattattattattattattattattattattattataattatttattGTTTAGCtttatcattattttttttattgtaatcTCATATggttttttagttattttatacAGAAAATATTACTTACTAATACAGTTTTTTCAGTTCTTTTGAATTCTTTTAAAACAGCTAACATGTTGCAATTTTCGTGCCACAAACACTATCGGATGCAAGAGTTCGACTAATAAGCTCAACTACCAATCAAGTTGGCACGATTTTAAGTGATTATATATAAACAAGCATGTTTCATGCAAGAACGGTCTATATCTAGAAGCTTAATAAAGCATTAATTTAGTGCAAAAATATCACGAGTCACCTACTCCAACAAGAAACATTCGAATTGGTTGAGAAAACTGTTGGACAATTGATCAAATGTCTCTAAAATACCCTTTATAAAATGTCACAAAAGAATTTTGTTAGCTGAGATGGTATAGTTAATACCTGAAGACAAACAGAACAGGAGATTCTCTCCCCAGAATCATCCACATTGTTGCTGCTAGTAATTGTAATTTTGGGTATTTTTTTAACCGAATATTCGGGCAAGCCTTTAGAACCGCCAACGTCAAATATGCTCTGGAGCTCATCAAAGCGGGTGTCAACAGCTCCCATCTATATCAAAGGCGAAACGGGTCATGAACAAAGCAAAGAAATCACactttcttaaaaaaaaaaaaaggtaaaattATAATCATGTTTATTAGATTTTAGGAAGTTTACTTGACTTTGAACTGCACTTAACATTGCTGGGCCAAAACGTTCGCGAACAAGCCTACCGTTTAACAAGCTTACAATGACATCAATCTGTGATACATGTAGCAAAAGTGTATTAGAACTCATCAGTCATATTTTACTCATTTTTTTGATGCTCACCAAGTATAGAAGACAACCGATCCCAGATTCATCTGACTTCCACAAAACAAGTGAAGATTCGAAAACTTCTATCGAAAACACAGCCCCTGAAATTGCTCCAACTGCCGCCCCCCTAACAAACCCACTCTCTGTCTCTTGACCAATTAAGGCCCCTGTCATTGCTCCTAATAAAATCCCAACTGCAAGATAGCATATTATATCATATCAGATTACAATCAGAAGATGACAAAACCCCTTCTTTCATTGGGGAAATCGATATAGCCGTCTTCGTATTTCGACACGTTTTTCAACTAAATAAAGATTCCAAAAGAATTCAAAAGAACCGAAAAATTGTATCGGTGGATAATAATTTGTGTCTTAAATAACAAAAAACCaaagtttaaaatgaaaaacTAATGGTAATGATAAAACATCAATAACTATGCTAATATTAGAATTAGAGACAGAGAAACAGCTAAAAAAcaaacttaaaaataaataaataaataataataataataaacaactcGGCTAACAGATTCTAAGCGTTTATGATCATGGTTTTCCTCACAAAATCCCAACTGATCATATCATATCAGATTACAACCAGAAGATGACAAAACTCCATCTTTCAGTGGGGAATCCGATACAGCCGTCTTCGTATTTCGACACTTTTTTCTACATACTCACAAAATAAAGATTCCGAAAGAATTCAAAACAAATGAAAACTTGTATTGGTGGATAATATTTTGCGTGTTCTAAATAATTGAAACCAGAGATTAGAATGAAAAACTAACGATAATGATAAAACGTTTGTAACTATGTTAATTCAAATTAGAGACCGAACaagaattaacaaaaaaaaaaaaacttataaaaaataataaatcaaataataataactacAATAGataagactagaaggtatgggggccggcccCAGGTCCAGCCCTCCACAGCCGTCCCGGCTCCCCCACCCCCCTGCTCCGCCGCCGCCCTAGGGGCGTCTTCTTCGTCCGCCAGTGGCCGCCCAAGCCGGGCCTCACTCCCTcacacacacctatacatacatacatacatacacacatacatatatataaaggggCTCATCCCACCCCTTAGGTCCATCCCCTTTAGACCCATTTTCACACCCGCTTATGTGGCGGTCTACATGATGGTCCATCCCCCTTGGGGATGACCCAAACCATACCTTCCAGCCTAATAAACTTGGCTAGAAGACTCCAAAGTGGGTGTGTTCAGGGTTTTCCTCTAAATTCAGTCAAACTAAGTCACAAGAATTGGTTAATTTAGCACAACACCATGAAGATGAATCATGAAATCAAATTTTCAagttacattaaacataaacaagtACATTTTTTTTCATTCCAATCAACAGGGCAAATTATGATAATAGCAGGTAGACAGGCAACAAACAATACTCTATAATCATATCAATTAGGTATAAGAAAAAAAGGACACCCAAAAAACCGAAAATTGATGTTGCAGAACACAACAAAAAGCTAAAAACATCGAAaacaaacatcaatcaatcatcACGAAACTAAGATGAAAACACATACCTAAGGCAAAGAAAAAGGTGAAAATTGCAGAAAAAACATTCCCAATAATGACAGCAACAGCAGGGGTGAACAAATCTTTGAGTTTTGGAACAAAATTTCTGAGCGAAAGAGATGAAATGTGTGAAAATAAAGGTGCAGAATAAGATGGGTATGAGTAGAACGCCATGATCGAATGAATTGGTTGTAGGGTTTCTTGAAATTGTGTTTAATATTAATAGGAAATTATTATGATGATTATGGAAGGAGAAAGAATACTTAGTCGCTAAGAGATGAAAGAAATCGTGAAGAAACAACCATCAACAAGCATTTATAGCTTCGCGACTTTCATGTTGATCACCAACCACGAGAAA is from Helianthus annuus cultivar XRQ/B chromosome 9, HanXRQr2.0-SUNRISE, whole genome shotgun sequence and encodes:
- the LOC110878516 gene encoding NEP1-interacting protein 1, coding for MAFYSYPSYSAPLFSHISSLSLRNFVPKLKDLFTPAVAVIIGNVFSAIFTFFFALVGILLGAMTGALIGQETESGFVRGAAVGAISGAVFSIEVFESSLVLWKSDESGIGCLLYLIDVIVSLLNGRLVRERFGPAMLSAVQSQMGAVDTRFDELQSIFDVGGSKGLPEYSVKKIPKITITSSNNVDDSGERISCSVCLQDFQVGETVRSLPQCHHMFHLPCIDKWLVRHGSCPLCRRDL